TTTAACGATAGGTCTGGAATGATTGGTGAAGTGCCAGGTAAAAATTGTGTTAAATCATTAGCAAACCAAATAAATTTTGCAAAATCATATTGTGCTAAAAAAACTGTAATCGTTGTGCCCATAAACAAAAGGATAAGCGATAAACTTACCGCTAATGTACTTGAACTAAATAATGTACCGAGCATAAAGGCAAATAAAATCGTCATAAACATGGATGCTGAGTTTAATAAAATTGTTTGTGCATAGTTTGTTTCTAAAGTTTGCTCAATCACTTGCCCATCTACAACTGATAGTATAGTTACTGGATCTGTGTTAAATAAGAAAAAGCTAATCAAAATTCCAACAGCAATGCTCGATACAAAAATCGCCGCGCCATACAAACAAGAAGCAACAAGTTTTGATAATAATATTTTCCAACGCACTGCAGGACGTGTTAATAACATTTTAATTGTTCCTGTTCCAAATTCATTGGAAACAATAGAGGCAGAAATGACCATTGTAAAAATACCAACAATTATTAATATAAAGTTTAACAGTTGATTTACGACATCTTGAAACAAAGTCGCATCGACTGCTGGTAAATCATGAGCAATACGATATTCTGTCATTAAAATTTCTTCGTTGTAATATTGAATATCTTCTTCGGCTATTCCTGGACTGTTTAGTACCTCTTCATAATGAGCAATCCATTCATTATTTACTTCTTTGCGGAGTTCTGGTGTGCTTTGATCAATTTCAAAATATTTGTTTGCACCTAAAAGTGCTGCCACTCCTAAAAGGACAATGGCAAACATGATCCATGCATTTTTTTGCGCCCAAATTTTAATCCATTCATTTTTAACGTATTGCATCGATTGCACCTCCACCTGTCAATTCGATAAATTGGTCTTCTAAACGTTTTTCAATAGGTTGAATTGTATATATGTCAATACCTGCTTCTACCATCTTACGCACAAAATTTGGTACTTCCTCTTTTGTGATAGTTACTACAAATCCCTCATTTTGTCGTTTTGCTTTATCCCCTGCAAAGGATGCAAATTGTTCCTTTTGAACAACTTCGATGTAATATTCGCTGACTGTTTCTTCCTTTAGCTCACGAATATCAATAATTTCACCATTTTGAATAACAGCAATGCGATCAACCATAAGTTCAATTTCTGATAACAAGTGGCTAGATACGACTATAGCCACATTATCTTCCTCAGCGATTCTACGTAAATACATGCGAAACTCACGAATACCTGCTGGGTCGAGTCCATTTGTTGGTTCATCTAAAATTAAAAACTTAGGTCGGTGAAGCATTGCCTGTGCAAGACCTAGTCTTTGACACATCCCTAGGGAATAAGTTTTTACCTTTTCATGAATACGATTTTGTAATCCAACTTGCTCCACTACCTCATCGATACGTGATTTCGGAACGTTATGCATACGAGCGAAATGCTGTAAGTTTTTATAGCCGCTCATATATTTATACATTTCTGGATTTTCAACAATCACCCCAACATGACTTATTGCTTGCTCGAAGTTTTGTTGAAGTGACTTTCCATTAATGATTACTTCACCGCTCGTTGGATGCATTAAACCGGTCATCATACGTATTGTCGTTGTTTTCCCAGCACCATTTGGCCCTAAGAAACCGGTAATTTGCCCCGGATAAAAGTCTAAATTGACACTTTTAATAATGTGTTTTCCTTTAATCGTTTTATTTAAGTTTTTGATTTGCACAATTGGCATTGTCATTTACCGCACCCGCTTTTCATATAGATTTTTCATCCAATTAACTGTATCCTCGCCGCGTTCATGACGAATCTCTTCGACGACATCCATTGCACAAAGATGGCCGTCTTTTAATAACATGACTTGATCTAAAATTGGTTCTACTTCGTTTACCTCATGGGTTGACATCACAACCGCACAATGCTCAGTATCGATAAATTTAATAATTGCTTTCATTAAACTTTCTCTCGCTAATGGGTCAAGACCAGCAAACGGTTCATCCAGTAGATATAGGTCCACTTCCCGTGCTAAAAATGTCGCCAGTTTGATCCTTGCTCGATTTCCTTTTGATAAACTACCAAGCTTTACGTTTATCGGCACTTGTAAAAAAGAAGCAATCTCTTTTGCCTTTTCGTTGGAAAAATCATCAAACTGGCTTTCGTAAAAGGCAAATACTTCTTCACCTGTTAGCTTTTCATAGAACAGGTCGATATCGGGAAGATAAGCTATTTTATTTGTGTGACGTCGCGTTACTTTTTCACCATTTAATTCGATTCGCCCTGACGTTGGAGTTAAAATACCAGCCATCAATTTCAAAAGCGTCGATTTCCCACTACCATTCTCTCCTATTAGTCCAATAATTTGTCCTTTTGGAATGGAAAATGTTAACCGTTCTAAAATTGTTTTCCGTTTATATTTGAATGACAGTTGCTGTACCTCCATCCTAGCTATCCCCTTTCTTCTTTTGTAGTACTTCGATAATTTCGTCGACTGTAAAACCAAAAGATTCAATGGAGGAAACAAACTGCATTGCCACTTGTTCCTTCATTTGCTCACGTATCTTATAAATGACGTCATTTTCAGTCGTAATAAATGTCCCTTGTCCCCGTTTCGTTTCGGTTAATTCCAACATTTCCAACTCCTTATATACTCGCTGTACCGTATTAACATTGACACCTGACTCAAGAGCAAACTCTCGTACAGAGGGTAACTTATCACCTGGATGGAGCTTTCCTTTTATGACATCGCCACATATTGTTTCAACAAGCTGTAAGTAAATCGGTCGATCTTTTACGAAATCCATTGTCATCGTGTGATCACCCTTTCAATCCACTTACATGACAGTATATAAATTAAAATAAATACTAAACTCGCCACAATTTCTTCCACTAAATAAAAGTCATGAAATAAAGATAGACCAATTTCGCTAACTGTAAATATCGGTAAGTAATCGTTGAGATTGGATAACTGCACTTTGCCAATTTGTAAAAATGTAAAGTTTGGCAAACGATTTAACAGCTCTAACAATAAAATGACAGTAATAAACATTACGACATAGCTTAACTTACCAATATAACGGGCAAGTTGAGTTTTCAGCCCTGTTAAAAATAAAACAACGACTATAAAGAAAAGGTACGTCAGCATAACAATAATCAGACAAGCAATCCCTAATATTAAATATTGCAAGATTGTTCCTACAATTAAATCACCCACAAAGAAAAAACCAATAAAAGCAATGACGTTTAAAACGATCAGACTAATAGCATGATAGACAACCTTTGCTCCAATTAATGTGTATATGGACTGACTATTATGAAGCCATAACTCTTTTGATTTTATGTCACGATTTAAACTACTTGTAAACACAAAAATGGATAAAATTCCAATAAAAAATGCAGCAACTATCGTCATTACGAAGCGTATATTATTGACATTGTAGGTATGTTCACTTGGAAATATCTGCAAGATTACTACTGGCCCTAAAAATACAACTAAACCCACAAGCCCAGCCATTACATAATTAAACAACCCGTAATGTCGATGTTCCTGAATAACTAACCCTAAAAATTTATTCATACCGATCCTCCAGTAATAGTGTACTAGTGAAATAGTACACTATGTTTTGAAAATGTGCAATACAAAAAGTAAAATATTTGAATATCGCGTTTTCCTTATAGGTTAAAGAGAGCTTTATAGTCATTGTTTTAGGGGATTTTTTTATTTAGAAATTGTCGGTTCTTTAGACCGTAAAATGAGGCAGAATATGGAGGCTACTTAAACTTAAAATATCTGTAGAAGGTAGTAACGAAATCAAGCTTATTCATTGTACAATCCTCTTAAGAATGTTTCCCTGTTTATATTTTTGTATAATTATTTAGTCATTGTTCTATAGTGGTGTAATTGAGATTTAATTTTTGGCATAGATCCATCTAGTTAGATGCATTTTTAACGAATATCTAACTTGTTAGCAAGGAGAAATCATATGAACGACAAGATAGACACCCCAGAGGTTATACTGCTTTCTGACCCAACAAAACAGTTAGCGCATCCTTTTACTAATAAAAGAATCGTCTTTACCGGTGCCCTTTCCACTATGACACGTTCGGAAGCAGCGAAAAAAGTCCGTGCTTTAGGAGGGATTTTACAAGGAGCAGTTACAAAGGAAACGGATTTCGTTATACTTGGCAAGAAACATCGTGGTATAAGCATTAAACATTTAAAGGCTAAACAGTTAATAAGCCTTGGTTTTGATATACAAATTATCCTTGAAGATGATTTTATTTGGATTTTATCTATACAAGTAGATGATATACCGGTAACTTCTATTGAGGATTATTAATTGAATTATATAAGTGTACAATTTTATTAAATTTGTGATACATGACTGATATGAATGTATGGTCACATTATTACTGGCAATATGTTCTGACTAGTAAACGTAAGTCTACTTGTCTCCCACCCATAGGCTAAAAAAATTCAATCTAATTTCTATTGTTCACGAAACATTTAATTTCAACGAATTCCTAATTGAGTTCAGTAACAAATCTTTAATCCCCCCTACCCTAGATTCGGCTGCCTTTTTTTAGTTAGCTTTAACATCGCTACTATAAGAAAACTAACAATCACGAGTAAAAGCCAAGAACTTACCTTTCCTAGATGAACAAGGCTCCACGCTTCAACTTGATTTGGATATTGCCACGCTCCAAAGTAGGTTGCAATGTTTTCTGCTATCCAGATAAAAAACCCAATGAGTACAAATGAAAAAACAATAGGCATACGGTAGCGAGTGCCATTCACCTCATAAGTAACACTCGATTTCCAGAACACTACAATCACAAGTCCAGATAGCCACCAACGTATATCAAACCAATAATGATGAGTAAAGAAATTTAAATAGATGGCTGCAGTTAAAGGAACGACTAGTAAAAACGGTGGCCACTTCACCAGTTCAACATCCAACCTTCTCCAAGCTTGGCAAAGATAACTTGCTACACTTGCATACATAAATCCACTATACAAAGGCACACCCCAAATTTTTGAGTACCCTTCATCAGGATAAGACCACGAACCCATATGCACTTTAAAAAATTCTAACGTAAGACCGATAAAGTGAAACAATGTAATAACCTTTAATTCATCCTTCGTTTCTAGCCCTGAACGTATCATCCACCACTGCATTAACACACATATAATTAGCAACCAATCATATCGTGGAAGGAATGGAAACGGTATAATCTGGGTAATTGCTAAAGAGACAAAAATAACAACGGGAAACAAACAGGATAAAGCCTGCTCCCAACCAAATCGGACAAGTTGTTTTACCATTCTCAAGTTATGCCTCCTTAGATCTTCATTCTGACTTTTTATCGTTTAACAATATTTTATTATCGATTTATATAACTTCATTATTATCAAAATGGTTCCCTGAAATTTCCCCCCTTTCCTTAATCTTTTCAAAGTATCTATTTACATTAATAGAGATTCTGGCCCATTAAAAATTAAAAAAGACGCAAATTCATCCTCTGAAAATGCGCCCTATATGACAACTCATTTTATTAAACAAGCCGTTCAGTATTAATAGCAAATATAGATTAAAAGCGAAAACTCGAGTAACGCAATTGTTGCTTAGACAAAATACGATTGGAGTTTTCGCTTTGTATAATTAGTTAATCAAATTGATATTGACATTGGCTCTTTTTTAATTTTTCACCAACTGCAGAAGAGCCTAACGTCCTTTCAGTTAGCAATTTCCAAGAGTCCAAATCAATGGATTCCTCTACTCATTTTCAATATTTTTATATAAATCTCGTAGTTCACGTTTTAAAATTTTGCCGCTTGGATTTTTTGGTAATTCATTGGTAATGGCAATATACTTCGGTACTTTAAATTTTGATAGTTTTTCTTTACAAAAATCGATGACTGCCGATTTTGTAATAGTTGCTCCTGCTTTTGGTACGACAACCGCTGTAATGGCTTCAATCCAATAGGCATCCGGTACACTAATGACGGCAACTTCAGATACGCCATCCATTTCATAGATCACTTCTTCTACTTCCCTACTTGAAACATTTACACCACCAGTATTAATCATATCTTTCTTACGGTCTACAACTGTAATATAACCTTCCTCATCCATTACACCTAAATCACCACTGTGGAACCAACCATTTCGAAAAGCTTCTGCCGTTTTTTCAGAATCATGGAGATACCCCTTCATCGCATGAGGTGTTCGATGGACAATTTCACCTACTACATTCGGTCCAACTTCTTGATCATTTTCATCTACAATTTTTGTTTGGCAATTTAAAATCGGCTTACCAGCAGATCCTAATTTTCTTAATTGATCTTCAGGCTGTAATACAGTGACGAGTGGGGCAACTTCCGTTTGCCCATAGCAATTCCAAAGTTTCATATGTGGTAGTCGTTCGCTTAATTCTTTAATCACTTCACGCGGCATGATGGCTGCACCGTAGTATCCTTTTCTTAATGAGGATAGATCACGTTTATTAAAATCTGGATGACGTAATAATCCGATCCACACAGTTGGAGGGCAGAAAAGAGAAGTTACCTTCTCTTCTTCGATTGTTTTTAGAATGCTTTCTGGTGATGCTGCACTTAGTACTACGCCACTAGAGCCTACATAAATACTTGGACCTAAAAAGACATGAAGCTGTGCACTATGATATAGCGGTAATGCATGAATAACCACATCATCTGGTTCCATTTTTGCATCAACTACTGTACTGACATATTCACTAATAATGCTCTTATGGGTTAACATGACACCTTTAGGTTTCGATTCCGTTCCACTTGTGTACAACACATGGGCTAAATCATCATCATCTAAATCCACATCTAATGGATGACTGGACTTCCCTTCTCTTTCTTGTGCTAACAGTTTCCAATGAGAAAGCGCTTTCTGATCATTCTTCTCAACTTCCATTAAATAACGATATTTAATATCGAGACCTCTCGCAGCTTCGTCCATTATTGGGGCATATTCCACAGAAGCAATTATTCCTGTAACACCAGCATGATCTAATATATATGCAATATCTTTCACTGTGAGCATATAATTTAATGGGATCATGACCGCACCAATTCGGGCTAAAGCAAAATTAACAATAATAAAATCTAAACTATTTTTTGATAGAATACTAATCATGTCACCTTTTTTAATCCCGGCTTCATGAAATGCATTTGCGGACTTGTTTACTTGTTCATCTAATTCTTTGTAGGTTAATTGTTTTTCTTCATATCGGATCGCTACTTTTGTGGGATATCGATCTTTCGTCCGCTCTAAAAGATCTCCTAAAGTGTTCCTTCTTGCCCTTTTTCCGATGGAATCCACTTCCAATTTAATATCTAACTCCATAACATCAACTCCTATTTATCTTCATAGGTGTTTTTCGTGATAGATTCTTCTATATTTATTTTATTCACGAATATGGTTAAACATGATTTAGGGACCTCTCATGATAAATAGGTTTTCCAGGACAAAAGATAATTCCATAAATTATAAACTAATATTTTTACGAAATATCAGTTTTTAGGTAAATTACTTTTTTTGATAGTTTTTAATTATTGATGGGTTACTTAATTCGTATTCTAAATAAAAAAAACGTCAAAACCCTTATTAATTAAGGATTTTACGTTTTCTAATACTTAATACTTTAAAACTAGTAGCCAATCACATTTAAAAAAATTGCCGCAATAATTCCGATTCCAATTCCGATAGTAAAATAATACATATACCTCATCCCTCTCGACGTTAGTTCTTACTATTTTTACCTTATGTATTCCGGATTATACAAAAAGTGTAAACTGGATTTTCCATTAATTCCTAAATACACCTTGTAATTGCCGCTACATTCGGAACAATACTTCAAACAATAGATTTGAAAACTTCCTCTTTTAAAGCAAAATAAAAAAACGACCGAAATGATTAATTTCAGCCGTTTTAAATCGAAGTAACTACTTACTTCCAAATCTATAAGTTAGTCAGCAACCATTTATGTTCTTCCTCATATATACGTTCTTTCCAAGGATTGTTTTCTAAATGACGAATCATCCAACAAAAATACATCGAATAGCCTGGTGCCGTTGCTTGTGGGTGATCAAGTCCACCTGGTATCGTTATAAAACTATTATTTTCAATACGATATGCGTCTGGACCTACCATTGCACATCCAAAGCCTTGCTCCTTATCAAAGCGATAATAATACACTTCTGGTTGATCATGATAATGGGGCGGATAGCTAGACCAACGACCTGGATGGGAAATTACTTCACCAATGACTAGATTTGAATAGGGAGCCGTTTCATAATCAAAGATTGTACGGATTGTGCGGGTAGCAGTATTTTCCCATACGCCTTTACCTAAATCTTCGTTTGGACAATCCTCCGGCGTATAAAGTTTACTAGAAAAAGTGACATTATTAGTTGTTTTTTGTACTAATACTTCACTCCTATCAAATGCTTCAAGCTTTATTTTTACGTTTTTACAAACATGTAAGCAATGAGGTGATTCAGTAAAAATATCTTGTCGCTGGACAACCGCAGATTCAGTTTCCCAGGATAGTTTCACATGAGCAACTAAGGGAAGAATGGCCATCTCCTGTATTGAATCATGAAGTGTAATACTTTCTCCTGCTTCAAGTACATGAATACCAATATCCATCAGCATATTTGTTTCATCGTTTCTTGCTGTTAGCTCATGATATCCTCCAATTAAATCATCTAATTTTTTATACATGCTGTAATCCCCCCTCCGTTATTTGATGGTGACTATTAAACATACGGATATGACGTGAGACGTTATCGTAAGCACCTTGGATTAACTGATTATGAAGTGCATAGTAATCGTTAAACGGAACATTCTGGTTCACGCTTTGTTGAACAGATTGGAAGGTTGACGTCGCCACATTAATTTTCCGAACGCCGAGTTGAATACTTTTTTGAAAATCTTCTTTTGAAATGCCAGAACCACCGTGTAAAACAAGTGGTACGTTTACTTTTTTCTGGATTTCGTCTAGCCTATCAAATTGAAGTTTTGGTTTTCCTTTATAAACTCCATGTGCATTCCCATAGGCTACTGCTAAAGCATCAACTGGTACTTCTTCTACAAATCGAGCTGCATCTTGGATGGAAGTAGATAACATTTCTATTTCTACACTGCCATCCTCTGAACCGCCAACCTGCCCTACTTCTGCCTCAAAGGATGCATGATATTGCATTGCAAGACGCTGTATTTTTTTGGAGTTTGATATATTCAACTCTAATTGTTCGTGAGAGCCGTCGTACATAACAGATGTAAAGCCTAGCTCAAGAGCTTGCAAGATCGTTTCTTCTGTCAATCCATGATCTAAATGCACAACGATTGGAACACTAGATTGCTTTGCAGCTGCAATCATTGCTGGTCCAATTAAATGTAGAGGTGATTGCTTTAAACGTACTTCGGCAATTTGAAGTATGATCGGTGCCTTTAAATCCTCTGCGGCCCGTACTGCACCTTGAATCATTTCAATACTAGCGACGCTAAAGGCGCCTATTCCAAATTGGTGCTTTGTCGCATATGCCAAGCTTTCCTTTAAAGTAACGAGCATTTCTTCACCTCCCTATAGACCCGCAATTTCACGAATATATTGTCGTGCATTTTTTGCATATTCAAATGGGTTAGCTTTTGCTGGATCTTGTTCTGCTTCTACAATAATCCACCCTTCATAGTTTGACTGTGCGATTAGTTGAATAATAGGTTTAAAATCAATACTACCATCACCTGGCACAGTAAAAACACCTTCTTTAATTCCTCGAAGAAAGCTAAGTCTTTGCTCCTTCACGTTTTTCAAAACACCATTCCGTACATCCTTAAAATGAATATGCGCAATACGATCACTATGATTTTGTAAAACGCGAAGATAATTTTCACCAGCAAAATACAAATGACCACAATCATATAGAAGAGACACAGTATTTGGGTTTGTTCTTTCCATTAACTGATTTATTTCTTCTTCTGTTTGGACACCCGTTCCCATATGGTGGTGATAAACTAACGTCATATTTTTTTCTTTTGCCAACCGTCCTAACTTATCTAACCCTTCTACTAACAAATTCCACTCTTTCTCAGAAAATATAGGCTTCCCTTCGAAAATAGAGGTATTTAAATCTCCTTGAATGCTATGACCCTGTTCTGAAATGACAATATGTTTTGCGCCCATCTCATGTAAAAAATCACGGTGGGCAATAAAAGCTTTTTCCGTTTCCTCATATGGTTTTGTTGTTAAATATGCACTAAACCACGCTGCTGCAACGGATAATCCCCGTAGCGCCAAAGCATGGTGGAGCGTCTTTGTATCCCGGGGAAATTTATTTCCCACCTCACACCCTACATAGCCAGCTAATGCCATTTCACTTATACATTGTTCAAAGGGAATATGACCTCCAAGCTCAGGCAAATCATCATTTGTCCAACCTATCGGGGCAATCCCAAGTTTAATAGAATGATTGTGTAACATTGGCCCCTCCTAATATTTTCGAGCTTGTTGTAAATTTCTTTGTTGTTCTTTATATACCTCTATGATTGCCTCACTTTTTGCTACTTCCGCCACACCGACATGCCACCATGCTTCATAGCCAGCTGTCATTGTTTTCGGTAACACTTTAATATCGATTAATGTACTAATTGGAGACTTTTTAGCCTCTTCGATAGCAGACTCTAATTCATCTAATGTTGTAACACGGAACGTTTTTAAACCGTAGCCTTCTCCTACTTTGGCATAATCGATCGCTATAACGTCACCGACTGTATCATCTAATTGTTCATCGCGATATCGAAATTCAGTTTTGAAGCTAGGCATTCCGTTTTCCATTTGTAAATTATTAATACAGCCAAAACCTGCATTATCAAAGAGTACGATATTAATTTTTTTCTTTTCTTGTAAACTAGTAACAAGTTCTGAATGGAGCATGAGGAAGCTTCCATCTCCCACGAGAGCATATACTTCCTTTTCAGGCTCTGCTAGCTTTACGCCAAGAGCTGCTGCTATTTCGTATCCCATACACGAGTACCCATATTCCATGTGGTAAGTATAAGGTTCTGTTGTTTGCCATAGCCGCTGTAAGTCTCCAGGTAAACTTCCTGAAGCTGCTGTAATAATACTTGTAGGATGAAGTAATTCATTTAAACGAACGACAACAGCTGTTTGTGTTAACTGTGCGTTTAAGCTTTTCTCATAATCTTTTAATTCCTCATCTAAGTGCCCCGCAATTTCAGGTACAAAATTTTCCGAAACTTTACTACTTGCAAGGCGTTTACGTTCAGTTAACCATTCGTCTTTTAGAACTTTAATATTGTCATTTGCAGTTCGATATTCATTAAGAGCATCAGATAACGCTTCAATACCCCGTTTTGCATCTGCAACAATAGCCACTGCATCTAACTTATTTGCATGGTATGTGGATGCATTAATCGTTAAAACCTGTTTATCCGCAAATAAACTTTTAGATCCCGTTGTAAAATCATTAAAGCGTGTTCCAACGCCGATGATAATATCTGCTTCCTTTGCTGCCTTGTTTGCGGCTAAATTACCTGTTACGCCAATTCCCCCAAGGTTTAGTTCCTCATTTGCTGAAATCGCACCTTTGCCTGCCTGTGTTTCAGTGATTGGAATATTATATTTTTTCGCAAAGTCCAATACACTTTTCTCAGCTCTTGAATACCTTACGCCCCCGCCAATTACGAGAAGCGGCTTCTTATATTTTTTTAATGTTTGTGCTGCTTGCGAAGTAGCTTCTGGCGTTGGCATCCGTCGTTCAATTGTGTGCACACGCTTTTCAAAGAAGCTAATTGGATAATCTCCAGCTTCTCCTTGGACATCCTGTGGAAGTGATATGACTACCGCTCCTGTACTTTCAACACAAGTTAAAACACGCATTGCATTTAACATTGCACTCATTAATTGTTCAGGACGATTGATGCGATCCCAATATTTAGATACAGATTGAAATGCATTATTTGTTGAAATTGTTGGATTATACGTTTGTTCAATTTGCTGTAATACTGGGTCTGGTTGTCTCGTTGCAAAGACGTCTCCCGGAAAAAGTAGTAATGGAATTTCATTGGCTGTTGCTGTTGCTGCTGCTGTGACCATATTGGCTGAACCAGGACCTACTGAAGCGGTGCAGGCAATAATTCTCTTCCGATGATGCTGTTTTGCATATGCCATTGCCGCATGTGCCATCCCTTGCTCGTTTCTTCCTTGGTATACACGTAAATGGCCTCGATCTTCCGCTAATGCCTGACCTATGCCTAACACATTCCCATGACCAAAAACGGTAAATATACCATCAACGAATGGGTG
Above is a genomic segment from Lysinibacillus sp. PLM2 containing:
- a CDS encoding GntR family transcriptional regulator, coding for MTMDFVKDRPIYLQLVETICGDVIKGKLHPGDKLPSVREFALESGVNVNTVQRVYKELEMLELTETKRGQGTFITTENDVIYKIREQMKEQVAMQFVSSIESFGFTVDEIIEVLQKKKGDS
- the iolE gene encoding inosose dehydratase → MLHNHSIKLGIAPIGWTNDDLPELGGHIPFEQCISEMALAGYVGCEVGNKFPRDTKTLHHALALRGLSVAAAWFSAYLTTKPYEETEKAFIAHRDFLHEMGAKHIVISEQGHSIQGDLNTSIFEGKPIFSEKEWNLLVEGLDKLGRLAKEKNMTLVYHHHMGTGVQTEEEINQLMERTNPNTVSLLYDCGHLYFAGENYLRVLQNHSDRIAHIHFKDVRNGVLKNVKEQRLSFLRGIKEGVFTVPGDGSIDFKPIIQLIAQSNYEGWIIVEAEQDPAKANPFEYAKNARQYIREIAGL
- the yoaT gene encoding hypothetical protein; the encoded protein is MRMVKQLVRFGWEQALSCLFPVVIFVSLAITQIIPFPFLPRYDWLLIICVLMQWWMIRSGLETKDELKVITLFHFIGLTLEFFKVHMGSWSYPDEGYSKIWGVPLYSGFMYASVASYLCQAWRRLDVELVKWPPFLLVVPLTAAIYLNFFTHHYWFDIRWWLSGLVIVVFWKSSVTYEVNGTRYRMPIVFSFVLIGFFIWIAENIATYFGAWQYPNQVEAWSLVHLGKVSSWLLLVIVSFLIVAMLKLTKKRQPNLG
- the yhcG gene encoding putative ABC transporter ATP-binding protein YhcG yields the protein MEVQQLSFKYKRKTILERLTFSIPKGQIIGLIGENGSGKSTLLKLMAGILTPTSGRIELNGEKVTRRHTNKIAYLPDIDLFYEKLTGEEVFAFYESQFDDFSNEKAKEIASFLQVPINVKLGSLSKGNRARIKLATFLAREVDLYLLDEPFAGLDPLARESLMKAIIKFIDTEHCAVVMSTHEVNEVEPILDQVMLLKDGHLCAMDVVEEIRHERGEDTVNWMKNLYEKRVR
- the yhcI gene encoding hypothetical protein; the protein is MQYVKNEWIKIWAQKNAWIMFAIVLLGVAALLGANKYFEIDQSTPELRKEVNNEWIAHYEEVLNSPGIAEEDIQYYNEEILMTEYRIAHDLPAVDATLFQDVVNQLLNFILIIVGIFTMVISASIVSNEFGTGTIKMLLTRPAVRWKILLSKLVASCLYGAAIFVSSIAVGILISFFLFNTDPVTILSVVDGQVIEQTLETNYAQTILLNSASMFMTILFAFMLGTLFSSSTLAVSLSLILLFMGTTITVFLAQYDFAKFIWFANDLTQFLPGTSPIIPDLSLNFAIVVNIVYAIIFLAVSFTYFTRRDVTA
- the iolB gene encoding 5-deoxy-glucuronate isomerase, translating into MYKKLDDLIGGYHELTARNDETNMLMDIGIHVLEAGESITLHDSIQEMAILPLVAHVKLSWETESAVVQRQDIFTESPHCLHVCKNVKIKLEAFDRSEVLVQKTTNNVTFSSKLYTPEDCPNEDLGKGVWENTATRTIRTIFDYETAPYSNLVIGEVISHPGRWSSYPPHYHDQPEVYYYRFDKEQGFGCAMVGPDAYRIENNSFITIPGGLDHPQATAPGYSMYFCWMIRHLENNPWKERIYEEEHKWLLTNL
- the fbaA gene encoding fructose-bisphosphate aldolase — its product is MLVTLKESLAYATKHQFGIGAFSVASIEMIQGAVRAAEDLKAPIILQIAEVRLKQSPLHLIGPAMIAAAKQSSVPIVVHLDHGLTEETILQALELGFTSVMYDGSHEQLELNISNSKKIQRLAMQYHASFEAEVGQVGGSEDGSVEIEMLSTSIQDAARFVEEVPVDALAVAYGNAHGVYKGKPKLQFDRLDEIQKKVNVPLVLHGGSGISKEDFQKSIQLGVRKINVATSTFQSVQQSVNQNVPFNDYYALHNQLIQGAYDNVSRHIRMFNSHHQITEGGLQHV
- a CDS encoding acyl-CoA synthetase — translated: MELDIKLEVDSIGKRARRNTLGDLLERTKDRYPTKVAIRYEEKQLTYKELDEQVNKSANAFHEAGIKKGDMISILSKNSLDFIIVNFALARIGAVMIPLNYMLTVKDIAYILDHAGVTGIIASVEYAPIMDEAARGLDIKYRYLMEVEKNDQKALSHWKLLAQEREGKSSHPLDVDLDDDDLAHVLYTSGTESKPKGVMLTHKSIISEYVSTVVDAKMEPDDVVIHALPLYHSAQLHVFLGPSIYVGSSGVVLSAASPESILKTIEEEKVTSLFCPPTVWIGLLRHPDFNKRDLSSLRKGYYGAAIMPREVIKELSERLPHMKLWNCYGQTEVAPLVTVLQPEDQLRKLGSAGKPILNCQTKIVDENDQEVGPNVVGEIVHRTPHAMKGYLHDSEKTAEAFRNGWFHSGDLGVMDEEGYITVVDRKKDMINTGGVNVSSREVEEVIYEMDGVSEVAVISVPDAYWIEAITAVVVPKAGATITKSAVIDFCKEKLSKFKVPKYIAITNELPKNPSGKILKRELRDLYKNIENE
- the yhcH gene encoding putative ABC transporter ATP-binding protein YhcH; its protein translation is MTMPIVQIKNLNKTIKGKHIIKSVNLDFYPGQITGFLGPNGAGKTTTIRMMTGLMHPTSGEVIINGKSLQQNFEQAISHVGVIVENPEMYKYMSGYKNLQHFARMHNVPKSRIDEVVEQVGLQNRIHEKVKTYSLGMCQRLGLAQAMLHRPKFLILDEPTNGLDPAGIREFRMYLRRIAEEDNVAIVVSSHLLSEIELMVDRIAVIQNGEIIDIRELKEETVSEYYIEVVQKEQFASFAGDKAKRQNEGFVVTITKEEVPNFVRKMVEAGIDIYTIQPIEKRLEDQFIELTGGGAIDAIR